A genomic window from Flavobacterium phycosphaerae includes:
- a CDS encoding GatB/YqeY domain-containing protein translates to MSLSAQIMDEMKNAMREKNTIALEALRAIKSELLLAQTSSGSKEEISEADEIKILQKLVKMRKDSAAIFTTQNRPDLAEPELAQIGVIEKFLPAQLSEAEVEAIIAKIIAETGASGIASMGKVMGLATAQIGGTAEGKTISAIVKKLLV, encoded by the coding sequence ATGAGTTTATCTGCCCAAATAATGGACGAAATGAAAAATGCCATGCGTGAAAAAAACACCATTGCCTTGGAAGCGCTTCGTGCCATCAAATCAGAACTTTTATTAGCACAAACTTCTTCAGGATCTAAAGAAGAAATCTCCGAAGCTGATGAAATCAAGATTTTGCAAAAATTGGTAAAAATGCGTAAAGACAGTGCTGCGATTTTTACAACTCAAAACCGTCCCGATTTAGCAGAACCAGAATTGGCTCAGATTGGAGTAATTGAAAAATTCCTTCCGGCCCAACTTTCAGAAGCTGAAGTAGAAGCCATCATTGCCAAAATTATTGCCGAAACCGGAGCCTCAGGAATAGCTTCTATGGGTAAAGTTATGGGATTAGCTACGGCCCAAATAGGAGGAACTGCTGAAGGGAAAACCATTTCGGCTATAGTTAAAAAATTATTAGTTTAA
- a CDS encoding polyribonucleotide nucleotidyltransferase has translation MIPKVTQETIDLGDGRNITIETGKLAKQADGSVVVRLGDCMLLATAVSARTANPNVDFLPLTVDYREKFAAAGRFPGGFFKREARPSDSEVLTMRLVDRVLRPLFPDDYHAETQVMIQLMSHDENVMPDALAGLAASAALAVSDIPFYNLISEVRVARIDGKFVINPSRAQLELSDIDMMIGASLDSVAMVEGEMKEISEAEMVEAIKFAHDAIKVQIHAQLRLQEAFGKKEIRTYEGEVEDEEVYKKVKAAGYDKCYAIAQEASGKSERGEKFAAVKEECKALFTEEEYAENADLAGLVGKYFYKTNKEAVRNVILEKGIRLDGRKTTEIRPIWCETDYLPSVHGSSLFTRGETQALATVTLGTSREANQIDSPSEQGEEKFYLHYNFPPFSTGEAKPLRGTSRREVGHGNLAQRALKNMIPADCPYTIRIVSEVLESNGSSSMATVCAGTMALMDAGVQMVKPVSGIAMGLITDGQKFAVLSDILGDEDHLGDMDFKVTGTKDGITACQMDIKIDGLRYDIMEQALNQARDGRMHILGKLVETIATPRADVKKHAPKIIMRTIPGNFIGALIGPGGKVIQELQKATGTTIVINEVDEQGVVEILGTDPDGIAAVLAKIDSIIFKPTVGESYEVKVIKMLDFGAVVEYTAAPGNEVLLHVSELAWERTENVADVVKMGDVFMVKYLGIDPKTRKEKVSKKALLPRPPRDENRPPREDKKDAPQG, from the coding sequence ATGATTCCAAAAGTAACCCAAGAAACAATCGATTTAGGTGATGGAAGAAACATCACAATCGAAACCGGTAAATTAGCCAAACAAGCAGATGGTTCTGTTGTTGTTAGATTAGGCGACTGTATGCTTTTAGCGACAGCAGTATCTGCAAGAACGGCCAATCCAAATGTTGACTTCTTACCATTAACGGTAGATTACCGTGAAAAATTTGCTGCTGCAGGACGTTTCCCTGGTGGCTTTTTCAAAAGAGAAGCGCGTCCAAGCGACAGCGAAGTATTAACCATGCGTTTGGTGGATCGTGTTTTACGTCCATTATTCCCGGATGATTATCATGCAGAAACACAAGTTATGATTCAATTAATGAGTCATGACGAAAACGTGATGCCGGATGCATTAGCCGGATTAGCTGCCTCAGCTGCTTTGGCAGTTTCAGACATTCCTTTCTACAATTTAATTTCGGAAGTACGTGTAGCACGTATCGACGGTAAATTTGTAATCAATCCAAGCAGAGCACAATTAGAATTATCAGACATCGATATGATGATTGGAGCTTCTTTGGATTCAGTGGCGATGGTTGAAGGTGAAATGAAAGAGATTTCAGAAGCCGAAATGGTAGAAGCTATCAAATTTGCACACGACGCAATTAAAGTACAAATCCACGCTCAATTAAGATTGCAAGAAGCTTTTGGTAAAAAAGAAATCCGTACTTACGAAGGTGAAGTAGAGGACGAAGAAGTTTACAAAAAAGTAAAAGCAGCCGGTTATGACAAATGTTATGCGATTGCACAGGAAGCTTCAGGAAAAAGCGAAAGAGGTGAAAAATTTGCCGCAGTAAAAGAAGAATGTAAAGCTTTGTTTACTGAAGAAGAATACGCTGAAAACGCTGACCTAGCCGGATTGGTTGGAAAATATTTCTATAAAACCAACAAAGAAGCAGTTCGTAATGTAATCCTTGAAAAAGGAATTCGTTTGGATGGAAGAAAAACAACTGAAATCAGACCTATCTGGTGTGAAACGGATTATTTACCTTCTGTTCACGGTTCGTCTTTATTTACCCGTGGAGAAACACAAGCTTTGGCTACAGTAACTTTAGGAACATCTAGAGAAGCTAACCAGATCGATTCTCCATCAGAACAAGGTGAAGAAAAATTCTATTTACACTACAATTTCCCACCATTCTCAACCGGTGAAGCCAAACCTTTAAGAGGAACTTCGCGCAGAGAAGTTGGTCATGGAAACTTAGCACAACGTGCTTTGAAAAATATGATTCCTGCTGATTGTCCTTATACTATCCGTATTGTATCTGAAGTTTTAGAATCTAACGGTTCTTCTTCTATGGCTACAGTATGTGCCGGTACTATGGCTTTGATGGATGCCGGAGTTCAAATGGTAAAACCGGTTTCTGGTATTGCTATGGGATTGATTACTGATGGTCAAAAATTTGCCGTATTGTCAGATATCTTAGGAGATGAAGATCACTTAGGCGACATGGACTTTAAAGTAACCGGAACCAAAGACGGAATCACAGCTTGTCAGATGGACATCAAAATCGACGGATTGCGTTATGACATTATGGAGCAAGCTTTGAACCAAGCTCGTGACGGTCGTATGCATATTTTAGGCAAATTAGTGGAAACTATTGCAACACCAAGAGCTGATGTTAAGAAACATGCTCCAAAAATCATTATGCGTACCATTCCTGGAAACTTTATTGGTGCTTTGATTGGTCCTGGTGGAAAAGTGATTCAAGAATTACAAAAAGCAACCGGAACTACTATCGTTATCAACGAAGTGGATGAACAAGGTGTTGTTGAAATCTTAGGAACCGATCCAGATGGAATTGCAGCTGTATTGGCGAAAATTGATTCTATCATTTTCAAACCAACTGTTGGTGAATCTTACGAAGTGAAAGTAATCAAAATGCTTGACTTTGGTGCTGTTGTTGAATACACAGCCGCTCCAGGAAACGAAGTATTACTTCACGTTTCTGAATTGGCTTGGGAAAGAACTGAAAACGTTGCCGATGTTGTAAAAATGGGCGATGTGTTTATGGTGAAATACTTAGGTATTGATCCAAAAACCAGAAAAGAAAAAGTGTCGAAAAAAGCACTTTTACCTAGACCTCCTAGAGACGAAAACCGCCCTCCTAGAGAAGATAAGAAAGACGCTCCACAAGGTTAA
- a CDS encoding sigma-70 family RNA polymerase sigma factor: protein MRQLKITKQVTNRETASLDKYLQEIGKVDLITADEEVELAQRIKAGDQRALEKLTKANLRFVVSVAKQYQNQGLTLPDLINEGNLGLIKAAQRFDETRGFKFISYAVWWIRQSILQALAEQSRIVRLPLNKIGSINKINKMYALLEQSNERAPSAEEIAKELDMTVNDVKESMKNSGRHLSMDAPLVEGEDSNLYDVLRSGESPNPDRELIHESLRTEIERSLETLTPREADVVRLYFGLGDQHPMTLEEIGETFDLTRERVRQIKEKAIRRLKHTSRSKILKTYLG from the coding sequence ATGAGACAGCTCAAAATCACCAAGCAGGTAACAAATCGTGAAACTGCATCCCTAGACAAATACCTACAAGAGATTGGAAAAGTTGATTTGATTACTGCCGACGAAGAGGTAGAATTGGCACAACGTATCAAAGCCGGAGACCAAAGAGCTCTGGAGAAGTTGACAAAAGCCAATTTACGTTTCGTGGTTTCGGTAGCAAAACAATACCAAAATCAAGGTTTGACACTTCCCGATTTGATTAACGAAGGTAATTTAGGATTGATTAAAGCTGCACAACGTTTTGATGAAACACGTGGTTTTAAATTCATTTCCTATGCTGTTTGGTGGATTCGTCAATCCATACTACAAGCTTTAGCAGAACAATCCCGTATTGTGCGTTTGCCTTTGAATAAAATCGGTTCTATCAATAAAATCAATAAAATGTACGCCTTGTTAGAACAATCTAACGAGCGAGCTCCTTCAGCCGAAGAAATTGCAAAAGAACTTGATATGACTGTAAATGACGTAAAAGAGAGTATGAAAAACTCCGGGCGTCATTTATCAATGGATGCTCCACTTGTAGAAGGAGAAGATTCAAACCTTTATGACGTTTTACGTTCAGGAGAATCACCAAATCCGGACAGAGAGTTAATCCATGAGTCTTTAAGAACCGAAATTGAACGTTCTTTAGAAACTTTAACACCAAGAGAAGCCGATGTAGTTCGTTTGTATTTTGGTTTAGGCGACCAACATCCAATGACTCTAGAAGAAATTGGAGAAACTTTCGATTTAACTCGTGAACGTGTTCGTCAGATTAAAGAAAAAGCCATTCGCAGATTAAAACACACTTCAAGAAGTAAAATATTAAAAACATATTTAGGATAA
- the rpsO gene encoding 30S ribosomal protein S15, with the protein MYLTNEVKAEIFAKHGGKAENTGSAEGQIALFTFRISHLTEHLKKNRHDYNTERSLVLLVGKRRSLLDYLKKKDINRYREIIKELGIRK; encoded by the coding sequence ATGTACTTAACTAATGAAGTTAAAGCAGAAATCTTCGCTAAACACGGAGGAAAAGCAGAAAACACAGGATCTGCAGAAGGACAAATCGCTTTGTTCACATTTAGAATCTCTCACTTAACTGAGCACTTGAAAAAAAATCGTCATGATTACAACACTGAGCGTTCGTTAGTACTTTTGGTAGGTAAAAGAAGAAGTCTTCTTGACTATTTAAAGAAAAAAGATATCAACAGATATCGTGAGATAATCAAAGAATTAGGTATTAGAAAATAA
- a CDS encoding GAF domain-containing protein — translation MNFENLKPQVTAILSEANIEREVKLKALCQFLFDHVDYYNWVGFYFADHENKTLHLGPYVGAETDHTVIPFGKGICGQVAESNANFVVPDVAAQDNYIACSFTVKSEIVVPLFVNGKNIGQIDIDSHVLNPFSTADERFLEFVNEEVAKLF, via the coding sequence ATGAATTTCGAGAACTTAAAACCACAAGTGACGGCTATCCTTTCGGAAGCCAATATTGAGCGCGAGGTAAAACTGAAAGCCTTATGTCAATTCCTTTTTGACCATGTAGATTATTACAATTGGGTTGGTTTTTATTTTGCTGATCACGAAAACAAAACATTACATCTTGGTCCATATGTTGGAGCCGAAACAGACCATACTGTGATTCCGTTTGGAAAAGGTATTTGCGGGCAAGTGGCTGAATCAAATGCTAACTTTGTCGTGCCCGATGTTGCCGCCCAAGACAATTATATTGCTTGTAGTTTTACGGTAAAATCAGAAATTGTGGTGCCACTTTTTGTAAATGGTAAAAACATTGGTCAAATTGATATTGACAGTCATGTGCTAAATCCGTTTAGTACTGCGGACGAACGTTTTTTAGAGTTTGTAAATGAGGAAGTTGCCAAACTATTTTAA
- the rpe gene encoding ribulose-phosphate 3-epimerase, whose translation MKNTLIAPSVLAADFANLQRDIEMINNSEADWFHIDIMDGVFVPNISFGMPVLEAISKHAKKTIDVHLMIVDPDRYIKTFADLGANILTVHYEACTHLHRTLQAIKAEGMKAGVALNPHTNVALLEDVINDIDLVCMMSVNPGFGGQSFIQNTYEKVEKLKELIIRKKARTHIEIDGGVTDKNAKALVQSGADVLVAGSFVFKSDDSMKTISDLKKLVTS comes from the coding sequence ATGAAAAACACACTTATTGCCCCCTCTGTCCTTGCTGCTGATTTCGCGAATCTGCAACGTGATATTGAAATGATTAACAACAGCGAAGCTGACTGGTTTCATATTGATATTATGGATGGTGTTTTCGTTCCAAACATTTCTTTCGGAATGCCTGTTTTAGAAGCTATTTCCAAACACGCTAAAAAAACAATTGATGTGCACCTGATGATTGTTGACCCAGACCGCTACATCAAAACTTTTGCCGATTTAGGGGCTAATATTTTGACTGTTCACTATGAAGCTTGTACTCATTTACACAGAACGCTGCAAGCTATCAAAGCAGAAGGCATGAAAGCCGGTGTAGCTTTAAACCCTCATACGAATGTAGCCCTCTTGGAAGATGTAATCAATGATATTGATTTGGTTTGTATGATGAGTGTCAATCCCGGATTTGGCGGACAGTCTTTCATTCAAAACACTTATGAAAAAGTAGAAAAACTAAAAGAATTAATTATCCGAAAAAAGGCAAGAACACATATTGAAATTGACGGCGGGGTAACCGATAAAAATGCAAAAGCATTAGTTCAATCCGGAGCAGATGTTTTAGTAGCCGGGAGCTTTGTTTTCAAGTCAGATGATTCAATGAAAACTATTTCTGATTTAAAAAAATTAGTTACTTCTTAA
- the xrtF gene encoding exosortase family protein XrtF, producing the protein MKNLLLQYKPFLLFLGKFLLTYLLLTILYQSYLNRFDASKSEVDSFTQMVAQQTGTVLSWIDSQSYTMPHLKEPSIKIFYHHKYVSRIIEGCNALSVIILFVAFIIAFTGKFKPTVLFILSGSVLIHVLNVGRIVLLSIALYHFPLYEQLLHGVIFPLVIYGIVFLLWVIWVNKFSLHATVTTKK; encoded by the coding sequence TTGAAAAATCTGCTCCTGCAATACAAACCGTTTTTACTATTTCTGGGGAAATTTTTATTGACATACCTGCTCCTGACCATTTTATACCAATCTTATTTAAATAGGTTTGATGCTTCTAAATCAGAAGTGGATTCATTTACCCAAATGGTAGCCCAGCAAACCGGAACTGTTTTATCATGGATTGATTCCCAATCTTACACCATGCCACATCTTAAAGAACCCAGCATAAAGATATTTTACCACCATAAATACGTTTCCCGAATTATTGAAGGCTGCAATGCGTTGAGTGTAATTATACTATTCGTTGCTTTTATCATTGCTTTCACCGGTAAATTTAAGCCTACGGTTTTATTTATTTTGTCCGGAAGTGTTTTAATCCATGTGCTGAATGTAGGCCGAATAGTGCTATTAAGTATTGCCTTATACCATTTTCCGCTATATGAACAATTGCTTCACGGGGTTATTTTTCCGCTGGTTATTTATGGGATAGTATTTTTATTATGGGTAATTTGGGTTAATAAATTTTCATTACATGCTACAGTTACTACAAAAAAATAA
- the ftsA gene encoding cell division protein FtsA — MEKENIAVGLDIGTTKIVAMIGKKNEYGKLEILGVGKSKSLGVARGVVNNITQTIQSIQQAVIEAENNSGYKINDVVVGIAGQHIRSIQHTDYVIRTNPEEVISGRDIQLLIDQVNKLAMLPGEEIIHVLPQEFKIDGQTEIKEPIGMYGARLEASFHVVVGQASSIRNVGRCIQSSGIELSGLTLEPLASADAVLSQEEKEAGVALIDIGGGTTDLAIFKDGIIRHTAVVPFGGNVITDDIKEGCSIIEKQAELLKTKFGSAWPGENKDNEIVSIPGLRGRDPKEISLKNLSKIIHARVVEIIEQVFTEIKAYGHEDPRKKLIAGIVLTGGGSQLKHIKQLVEYITGMDTRIGYPNEHLAGNSSEEISSPLFATAVGLVMNSIENNSNSAYKIELKEVVAEAPKQVVFQPVAEEKVEEEVLNEIELPVSKIENETTESKIRRSFFDRYVDKIKDFLDNAE, encoded by the coding sequence ATGGAAAAAGAGAATATTGCAGTCGGATTAGACATTGGAACAACCAAGATTGTTGCCATGATTGGCAAGAAAAATGAGTATGGAAAATTAGAGATTTTGGGGGTAGGTAAATCCAAAAGTCTTGGCGTGGCTCGTGGTGTGGTAAACAACATTACGCAAACTATTCAGTCTATTCAACAAGCAGTAATCGAAGCAGAAAATAATTCAGGTTATAAAATTAACGATGTGGTGGTAGGTATTGCCGGGCAACACATTCGCAGCATTCAACATACGGATTACGTAATCAGAACCAATCCGGAAGAAGTAATCAGCGGCAGAGATATTCAGTTGTTGATTGACCAAGTAAACAAATTGGCCATGCTTCCCGGAGAAGAAATTATTCACGTATTGCCACAAGAATTCAAGATTGACGGACAAACCGAAATCAAAGAGCCTATTGGAATGTACGGGGCTCGTTTAGAAGCCAGTTTTCACGTAGTGGTAGGACAAGCGTCTTCTATTCGTAATGTTGGAAGATGTATCCAAAGTTCCGGCATTGAATTGTCAGGATTAACCTTGGAGCCATTGGCTTCAGCCGATGCGGTTCTGAGTCAGGAAGAAAAAGAAGCCGGTGTAGCTTTAATTGATATAGGCGGTGGAACTACGGATTTAGCCATTTTCAAAGATGGTATTATTCGTCACACAGCAGTGGTGCCTTTCGGAGGAAATGTAATTACAGATGACATCAAAGAAGGATGTTCGATTATTGAAAAGCAAGCAGAATTATTAAAAACAAAATTTGGTTCAGCTTGGCCGGGCGAAAATAAAGACAATGAAATTGTATCCATTCCGGGATTAAGAGGGAGAGATCCAAAAGAAATTTCGTTAAAGAACTTGTCGAAAATAATTCACGCAAGAGTAGTTGAAATCATTGAGCAAGTTTTCACCGAAATCAAAGCCTACGGACACGAAGACCCGCGCAAAAAATTAATTGCCGGAATCGTTTTAACCGGTGGTGGCTCACAATTGAAACACATCAAGCAATTGGTGGAATACATTACTGGCATGGATACCCGAATTGGCTATCCAAACGAACATTTGGCAGGCAATTCGAGTGAAGAAATTTCCAGTCCATTATTTGCTACAGCAGTAGGATTGGTAATGAACAGTATCGAAAACAATTCGAACAGTGCCTACAAAATTGAACTGAAAGAAGTAGTTGCCGAAGCGCCAAAACAAGTAGTCTTCCAACCGGTAGCCGAAGAAAAAGTAGAAGAGGAAGTGTTGAATGAAATTGAATTGCCGGTAAGCAAAATTGAAAACGAAACTACAGAAAGCAAAATCAGAAGATCGTTTTTTGACCGCTATGTAGACAAGATTAAAGATTTTTTAGATAACGCAGAATAA
- a CDS encoding exosortase F system-associated membrane protein: MLQLLQKNKEKLFWSLVLIGLLICIRLFENQLFYDPFLAYYKTEYAHSPFPKINIFKLFFSLGIRFYINSVISLFLLYVLFKDTKIVKFSMLLYMILGSVLMISFIFTLNFFGEESKMTLFYIRRFLIQPIFILLFIPAFYYQKQLKK; encoded by the coding sequence ATGCTACAGTTACTACAAAAAAATAAAGAAAAATTGTTTTGGTCATTGGTTTTAATCGGATTGCTAATCTGCATCCGGCTTTTTGAAAACCAACTGTTTTATGATCCTTTCTTAGCCTATTACAAAACCGAATATGCCCATTCGCCGTTTCCGAAAATCAATATTTTTAAATTATTTTTTAGCTTGGGGATTCGGTTTTATATCAACTCGGTGATTTCGTTGTTCTTATTGTATGTCCTTTTTAAGGATACTAAAATTGTCAAATTTTCGATGTTGCTTTATATGATTTTGGGCTCGGTGCTGATGATTAGCTTTATCTTTACACTCAATTTTTTTGGCGAAGAAAGTAAAATGACACTTTTTTATATCCGAAGATTTTTGATTCAGCCAATATTTATCTTGCTCTTTATTCCTGCTTTTTATTATCAGAAACAACTCAAAAAGTAA